A single region of the Serinus canaria isolate serCan28SL12 chromosome 1, serCan2020, whole genome shotgun sequence genome encodes:
- the ERCC5 gene encoding DNA excision repair protein ERCC-5 isoform X2: MGVQGLWKLLECTGRPINPETLEGKILAVDISIWLNQAIKGARDHGGISVRNAHLLTLFHRLCKLLFFRIRPVFVFDGEAPLLKRQTLAKRRQRKDIAINDSRKTTEKLLKTLLKRHVIKTAITGKSNEALPSITQVRRQGIDDMYVLPTLEDEEKNRNSVFLGKYLHICFLFVIFSSEEEEEKEWQMRMSQKQMLQEQLCENPYSIDIESEDFHKLPPEIKHEILTDIKELTKRRRTLFEAMPEDSNDFSQYQLRGLLKKSNLNRCIENVQKEMNQQHSGEIQTQYENEGGFVKEVESRRVVSEETSHYILIKGIQTKEAMSRDLETTAGPSSKVHELTKLNKINESPANAKLSASDKKQTEEDDSVVAAPPSPRTLLAIQAAMVESSSEEELDTGQMNVGQFVSEEGSVSPRTLRAIQQALSEDDKGEEVVTGTTGGVLSEKPEGKDFLLCSSDEEEQIPEVKEGKNIPTATIDSSIQVAMQDAKFKQRSQELEKSDITPKDTGIFRDENNSAIENTGTGKEDIDKEENDLEKHIVPMHTSISIAQTYIDNTIKDTEGVDKKENDSKNHISPNDTSISRAENYSYINNNIKDKEDLDKDKNGSKMDLKSLGEKDMNLCLQKPSCSPEQTNIGALIRTETKYLSKNEENLKISENTQAVISQTEENVSEDIRLFPETRDPEVGSEGMSQSEDSDSDGSFIEVDAEVSNEAESPTKYEEKVGDELTLAEVETDRPDAFTLDLLKESDEMQLVNTQKVEGEADGKGAVDEWQDISLEELEELEKNLSVEQNTLQSQKQQQERVAASVTGQMFLESQELLRLFGIPYIEAPTEAEAQCAILDLTDQTSGTITDDSDVWLFGARHVYKNFFSQNKYVEYYQYVDFQNELGLDRSKLINLAYLLGSDYTEGIPNVGFVTAMEILNEFPGHGLEPLLKFAEWWNEAQKNKKVMPNPHDTKVKKKLRELQLYSGFPNPAVAEAYLKPVVDESRGSFTWGKPDVEQIREFCKDHFGWTRTKTQLRIDSFFRLEQHEKQAIKSQRLRRAVTCLKRKEKEADDEIQEMELKEPGKRKGESTTGSANQAAATKVQSGKRRKQSDSRKEFLYGGGFVGNLHLSESSSDSSVEESKGRDLGKGKRRKNTSATESADHKEKKGGSSSSGEDEDLGNVVMVTAKPVFEGRKKKSRSKRGIRKKMS, translated from the exons ATGGGAGTTCAAGGACTTTGGAAGCTGCTTGAATGCACCGGGAGACCCATAAACCCAGAAACGCTTGAAGGGAAAATTCTTGCTGTTG ATATCAGTATTTGGTTGAACCAAGCAATAAAGGGAGCCAGAGATCATGGTGGCATTTCTGTACGGAATGCTCACCTGCTCACTCTGTTTCATCGCCTCTGCAAGTTACTGTTTTTCCGGATTCGACCCGTCTTTGTTTTTGATGGAGAGGCACCTCTTCTGAAGAGACAAACCTTG GCTaagagaagacaaagaaagGACATTGCCATCAATGATTCCAGGAAAACTACAGAGAAACTCTTGAAAACACTTTTGAAGAGACATGTTATCAAAACTGCTATTACAGGCAAAAg CAATGAAGCTTTGCCCAGTATTACACAAGTTCGAAGACAAGGAATTGATGATATGTATGTATTGCCTACTTTAGAGGATGAAGAGAAGAATAG GAACTCTGTTTTCCTGGGTAAATATCTacacatttgttttctctttgtgatTTTTagctcagaggaggaggaagaaaaagaatggcAAATGAGAATGAGCCAAAAACAGATGTTGCAA GAACAGTTATGTGAAAATCCTTATTCTATAGATATTGAATCAGAAGATTTCCACAAGCTGCctccagaaataaaacatgagATCTTGACTGATATTAAAGAACTTACAAAACGAAGAAGAACATTATTTGAAGCAATGCCAGAG gaCTCCAATGACTTTTCCCAGTACCAGCTTAGGGGTTTGCTTAAAAAAAGCAACCTCAATCGCTGCATAGAAAATGTACAAAAAGAAATGAATCAACAGCACTCTGGTGAAATCCAAACACAGTATGAAAATGAAGGTGGTTTTGTGAAAGAAGTGGAATCAAGGAGGGTGGTCTCTGAAGAGACTTCTCACTATATTCTGATAAAGG GTATTCAAACGAAAGAGGCTATGAGTAGAGATTTGGAAACTACTGCAGGACCCTCATCAAAAGTGCATGAATTgactaaattaaataaaatcaatgaaTCACCTGCTAATGCAAAGCTGTCTGCATCTGACAAGAAGCAGACAGAGGAAGATGACAGTGTGGTGGCAGCACCCCCCTCTCCTCGGACTTTGCTTGCTATCCAGGCAGCCATGGTGGAAAGCAGCTCAGAAgaagaactggacacaggacaAATGAACGTGGGCCAATTTGTGTCAGAGGAAGGCAGCGTGTCTCCAAGAACACTGCGGGCAATTCAGCAAGCTCTGAGTGAAGATGATAAAGGGGAGGAAGTTGTTACTGGTACAACTGGTGGAGTGCTATCAGAAAAACCAGAAGGGAAGGATTTTCTGCTCTGTAGCTCAGATGAGGAAGAGCAGATTCCTGAAGttaaggagggaaaaaacattCCTACAGCTACAATTGATTCATCAATCCAAGTGGCTATGCAAGATGCTAAATTTAAACAGAGGAGtcaggagctggaaaaaagTGATATTACACCCAAGGATACTGGAATATTCagagatgaaaataattctgctaTTGAAAATACTGGAACAGGCAAAGAAGATAtagacaaagaagaaaatgattTGGAGAAGCATATTGTACCCATGCACACCAGTATATCCATAGCTCAAACTTATATTGACAATACTATAAAAGACACAGAAGGTgtagacaagaaagaaaatgattCCAAAAATCATATTTCACCAAATGATACCAGTATATCCAGAGctgaaaattattcttataTTAACAATAATATAAAAGATAAAGAAGACTTGGACAAAGATAAAAATGGTTCCAAAATGGACTTAAAGTCTCTGGGAGAGAAGGATATGAATTTGTGCTTGCAGAAGCCAAGCTGTTCCCCCGAGCAAACCAATATAGGTGCTTTGATTCGCACGGAAACAAAATACCTTTctaaaaatgaggaaaacttgaaaatttctgaaaatacacAGGCAGTAATTTCACAAACAGAGGAGAATGTATCTGAGGATATTAGACTTTTTCCAGAAACAAGAGATCCTGAGGTGGGAAGTGAAGGGATGTCACAGTCTGAAGACAGTGATTCAGATG GAAGCTTTATTGAAGTGGATGCTGAGGTCAGTAATGAGGCTGAGTCTCCTActaaatatgaagaaaaagtgGGTGATGAGCTGACACTTGCAGAAGTGGAGACAGACAGACCTGATGCTTTCACACTGGACTTGCTGAAGGAGTCTGATGAGATGCAGTTGGTAAACACTCAGAAAGTTGAAGGAGAAGCTGATGGTAAAGGTGCAGTGGATGAGTGGCAAGACATCAGTTTG GAAGAGCTAGAAGAATTAGAAAAGAACCTTTCTGTTGAGCAGAATACACTTCAGTCccaaaaacagcagcaggaacgTGTTGCTGCTTCTGTAACAGGACAGATGTTCTTGGAAAGCCAG gagctgctccgTCTGTTTGGCATTCCATATATTGAAGCTCCGACAGAGGCCGAGGCACAGTGTGCCATATTGGACCTTACTGATCAGACCTCAGGGACAATCACTGATGACAGTgatgtttggttgtttggtgCACGACATGTTtataaaaatttcttcagtCAGAACAAATATGTAGAATATTATCAGTATGTTGACTTTCAGAATGAGCTAG ggtTGGATAGAAGTAAGCTAATTAATTTGGCATACTTGCTTGGAAGTGACTACACTGAGGGTATCCCAAATGTTGGCTTTGTTACAGCGATGGAGATTTTAAATGAATTTCCTGGGCATGGCTTGGAACCTCTCTTAAAATTCGC tgaGTGGTGGAATGAGGCTCAGAAGAACAAGAAAGTGATGCCTAATCCACATGACACCAAAGTCAAGAAGAAACTGCGGGAGCTACAGCTTTATTCAGGTTTCCCAAATCCAGCAGTGGCAGAAGCATACCTGAAGCCTGTGGTGGATGAGTCAAGGGGTTCATTCACTTGGGGGAAGCCTGATGTAGAGCAGATCAGAGA ATTCTGCAAGGATCACTTTGGCTGGACCAGGACAAAG ACTCAGCTTCGAATCGATTCATTCTTCAGACTAGAACAGCATGAAAAACAAGCTATTAAAAGCCAGAGACTGCGCAGAGCTGTGACTTGtctgaagagaaaggaaaaggaagcagaTGATGAAATCCAGGAAATGGAACTTAAAGagcctgggaaaaggaaaggggaaagtaCCACAGGCAGTGCAAATCAAGCTGCAGCAACAAAAGTACAGagtggaaagagaagaaaacagtcAGATTccagaaaagaatttttatatGGAGGTGGTTTTGTTGGAAATTTGCATCTTTCAGAATCTTCTAGTGACTCCTCAGTGGAGGAATCCAAAGGCAGAGATTTAGGCAagggcaaaaggagaaaaaacacatCTGCAACAGAGTCAGCAGACcataaagagaagaaaggtgGTAGTAGCTCAAGTGGTGAGGATGAAGACCTGGGAAATGTAGTCATGGTGACTGCCAAACCTGTgtttgaaggcagaaaaaagaaatcacgGAGCAAGAGaggaataagaaagaaaatgtcttaa
- the ERCC5 gene encoding DNA excision repair protein ERCC-5 isoform X3 has translation MGVQGLWKLLECTGRPINPETLEGKILAVDISIWLNQAIKGARDHGGISVRNAHLLTLFHRLCKLLFFRIRPVFVFDGEAPLLKRQTLAKRRQRKDIAINDSRKTTEKLLKTLLKRHVIKTAITGKSNEALPSITQVRRQGIDDMYVLPTLEDEEKNSSEEEEEKEWQMRMSQKQMLQEQLCENPYSIDIESEDFHKLPPEIKHEILTDIKELTKRRRTLFEAMPEDSNDFSQYQLRGLLKKSNLNRCIENVQKEMNQQHSGEIQTQYENEGGFVKEVESRRVVSEETSHYILIKGIQTKEAMSRDLETTAGPSSKVHELTKLNKINESPANAKLSASDKKQTEEDDSVVAAPPSPRTLLAIQAAMVESSSEEELDTGQMNVGQFVSEEGSVSPRTLRAIQQALSEDDKGEEVVTGTTGGVLSEKPEGKDFLLCSSDEEEQIPEVKEGKNIPTATIDSSIQVAMQDAKFKQRSQELEKSDITPKDTGIFRDENNSAIENTGTGKEDIDKEENDLEKHIVPMHTSISIAQTYIDNTIKDTEGVDKKENDSKNHISPNDTSISRAENYSYINNNIKDKEDLDKDKNGSKMDLKSLGEKDMNLCLQKPSCSPEQTNIGALIRTETKYLSKNEENLKISENTQAVISQTEENVSEDIRLFPETRDPEVGSEGMSQSEDSDSDGSFIEVDAEVSNEAESPTKYEEKVGDELTLAEVETDRPDAFTLDLLKESDEMQLVNTQKVEGEADGKGAVDEWQDISLEELEELEKNLSVEQNTLQSQKQQQERVAASVTGQMFLESQELLRLFGIPYIEAPTEAEAQCAILDLTDQTSGTITDDSDVWLFGARHVYKNFFSQNKYVEYYQYVDFQNELGLDRSKLINLAYLLGSDYTEGIPNVGFVTAMEILNEFPGHGLEPLLKFAEWWNEAQKNKKVMPNPHDTKVKKKLRELQLYSGFPNPAVAEAYLKPVVDESRGSFTWGKPDVEQIREFCKDHFGWTRTKVDGILLPVMKQLNLQQTQLRIDSFFRLEQHEKQAIKSQRLRRAVTCLKRKEKEADDEIQEMELKEPGKRKGESTTGSANQAAATKVQSGKRRKQSDSRKEFLYGGGFVGNLHLSESSSDSSVEESKGRDLGKGKRRKNTSATESADHKEKKGGSSSSGEDEDLGNVVMVTAKPVFEGRKKKSRSKRGIRKKMS, from the exons ATGGGAGTTCAAGGACTTTGGAAGCTGCTTGAATGCACCGGGAGACCCATAAACCCAGAAACGCTTGAAGGGAAAATTCTTGCTGTTG ATATCAGTATTTGGTTGAACCAAGCAATAAAGGGAGCCAGAGATCATGGTGGCATTTCTGTACGGAATGCTCACCTGCTCACTCTGTTTCATCGCCTCTGCAAGTTACTGTTTTTCCGGATTCGACCCGTCTTTGTTTTTGATGGAGAGGCACCTCTTCTGAAGAGACAAACCTTG GCTaagagaagacaaagaaagGACATTGCCATCAATGATTCCAGGAAAACTACAGAGAAACTCTTGAAAACACTTTTGAAGAGACATGTTATCAAAACTGCTATTACAGGCAAAAg CAATGAAGCTTTGCCCAGTATTACACAAGTTCGAAGACAAGGAATTGATGATATGTATGTATTGCCTACTTTAGAGGATGAAGAGAAGAATAG ctcagaggaggaggaagaaaaagaatggcAAATGAGAATGAGCCAAAAACAGATGTTGCAA GAACAGTTATGTGAAAATCCTTATTCTATAGATATTGAATCAGAAGATTTCCACAAGCTGCctccagaaataaaacatgagATCTTGACTGATATTAAAGAACTTACAAAACGAAGAAGAACATTATTTGAAGCAATGCCAGAG gaCTCCAATGACTTTTCCCAGTACCAGCTTAGGGGTTTGCTTAAAAAAAGCAACCTCAATCGCTGCATAGAAAATGTACAAAAAGAAATGAATCAACAGCACTCTGGTGAAATCCAAACACAGTATGAAAATGAAGGTGGTTTTGTGAAAGAAGTGGAATCAAGGAGGGTGGTCTCTGAAGAGACTTCTCACTATATTCTGATAAAGG GTATTCAAACGAAAGAGGCTATGAGTAGAGATTTGGAAACTACTGCAGGACCCTCATCAAAAGTGCATGAATTgactaaattaaataaaatcaatgaaTCACCTGCTAATGCAAAGCTGTCTGCATCTGACAAGAAGCAGACAGAGGAAGATGACAGTGTGGTGGCAGCACCCCCCTCTCCTCGGACTTTGCTTGCTATCCAGGCAGCCATGGTGGAAAGCAGCTCAGAAgaagaactggacacaggacaAATGAACGTGGGCCAATTTGTGTCAGAGGAAGGCAGCGTGTCTCCAAGAACACTGCGGGCAATTCAGCAAGCTCTGAGTGAAGATGATAAAGGGGAGGAAGTTGTTACTGGTACAACTGGTGGAGTGCTATCAGAAAAACCAGAAGGGAAGGATTTTCTGCTCTGTAGCTCAGATGAGGAAGAGCAGATTCCTGAAGttaaggagggaaaaaacattCCTACAGCTACAATTGATTCATCAATCCAAGTGGCTATGCAAGATGCTAAATTTAAACAGAGGAGtcaggagctggaaaaaagTGATATTACACCCAAGGATACTGGAATATTCagagatgaaaataattctgctaTTGAAAATACTGGAACAGGCAAAGAAGATAtagacaaagaagaaaatgattTGGAGAAGCATATTGTACCCATGCACACCAGTATATCCATAGCTCAAACTTATATTGACAATACTATAAAAGACACAGAAGGTgtagacaagaaagaaaatgattCCAAAAATCATATTTCACCAAATGATACCAGTATATCCAGAGctgaaaattattcttataTTAACAATAATATAAAAGATAAAGAAGACTTGGACAAAGATAAAAATGGTTCCAAAATGGACTTAAAGTCTCTGGGAGAGAAGGATATGAATTTGTGCTTGCAGAAGCCAAGCTGTTCCCCCGAGCAAACCAATATAGGTGCTTTGATTCGCACGGAAACAAAATACCTTTctaaaaatgaggaaaacttgaaaatttctgaaaatacacAGGCAGTAATTTCACAAACAGAGGAGAATGTATCTGAGGATATTAGACTTTTTCCAGAAACAAGAGATCCTGAGGTGGGAAGTGAAGGGATGTCACAGTCTGAAGACAGTGATTCAGATG GAAGCTTTATTGAAGTGGATGCTGAGGTCAGTAATGAGGCTGAGTCTCCTActaaatatgaagaaaaagtgGGTGATGAGCTGACACTTGCAGAAGTGGAGACAGACAGACCTGATGCTTTCACACTGGACTTGCTGAAGGAGTCTGATGAGATGCAGTTGGTAAACACTCAGAAAGTTGAAGGAGAAGCTGATGGTAAAGGTGCAGTGGATGAGTGGCAAGACATCAGTTTG GAAGAGCTAGAAGAATTAGAAAAGAACCTTTCTGTTGAGCAGAATACACTTCAGTCccaaaaacagcagcaggaacgTGTTGCTGCTTCTGTAACAGGACAGATGTTCTTGGAAAGCCAG gagctgctccgTCTGTTTGGCATTCCATATATTGAAGCTCCGACAGAGGCCGAGGCACAGTGTGCCATATTGGACCTTACTGATCAGACCTCAGGGACAATCACTGATGACAGTgatgtttggttgtttggtgCACGACATGTTtataaaaatttcttcagtCAGAACAAATATGTAGAATATTATCAGTATGTTGACTTTCAGAATGAGCTAG ggtTGGATAGAAGTAAGCTAATTAATTTGGCATACTTGCTTGGAAGTGACTACACTGAGGGTATCCCAAATGTTGGCTTTGTTACAGCGATGGAGATTTTAAATGAATTTCCTGGGCATGGCTTGGAACCTCTCTTAAAATTCGC tgaGTGGTGGAATGAGGCTCAGAAGAACAAGAAAGTGATGCCTAATCCACATGACACCAAAGTCAAGAAGAAACTGCGGGAGCTACAGCTTTATTCAGGTTTCCCAAATCCAGCAGTGGCAGAAGCATACCTGAAGCCTGTGGTGGATGAGTCAAGGGGTTCATTCACTTGGGGGAAGCCTGATGTAGAGCAGATCAGAGA ATTCTGCAAGGATCACTTTGGCTGGACCAGGACAAAGGTAGATGGAATCCTTTTGCCTGTGATGAAACAGCTGAACTTGCAGCAG ACTCAGCTTCGAATCGATTCATTCTTCAGACTAGAACAGCATGAAAAACAAGCTATTAAAAGCCAGAGACTGCGCAGAGCTGTGACTTGtctgaagagaaaggaaaaggaagcagaTGATGAAATCCAGGAAATGGAACTTAAAGagcctgggaaaaggaaaggggaaagtaCCACAGGCAGTGCAAATCAAGCTGCAGCAACAAAAGTACAGagtggaaagagaagaaaacagtcAGATTccagaaaagaatttttatatGGAGGTGGTTTTGTTGGAAATTTGCATCTTTCAGAATCTTCTAGTGACTCCTCAGTGGAGGAATCCAAAGGCAGAGATTTAGGCAagggcaaaaggagaaaaaacacatCTGCAACAGAGTCAGCAGACcataaagagaagaaaggtgGTAGTAGCTCAAGTGGTGAGGATGAAGACCTGGGAAATGTAGTCATGGTGACTGCCAAACCTGTgtttgaaggcagaaaaaagaaatcacgGAGCAAGAGaggaataagaaagaaaatgtcttaa
- the ERCC5 gene encoding DNA excision repair protein ERCC-5 isoform X1, with protein MGVQGLWKLLECTGRPINPETLEGKILAVDISIWLNQAIKGARDHGGISVRNAHLLTLFHRLCKLLFFRIRPVFVFDGEAPLLKRQTLAKRRQRKDIAINDSRKTTEKLLKTLLKRHVIKTAITGKSNEALPSITQVRRQGIDDMYVLPTLEDEEKNRNSVFLGKYLHICFLFVIFSSEEEEEKEWQMRMSQKQMLQEQLCENPYSIDIESEDFHKLPPEIKHEILTDIKELTKRRRTLFEAMPEDSNDFSQYQLRGLLKKSNLNRCIENVQKEMNQQHSGEIQTQYENEGGFVKEVESRRVVSEETSHYILIKGIQTKEAMSRDLETTAGPSSKVHELTKLNKINESPANAKLSASDKKQTEEDDSVVAAPPSPRTLLAIQAAMVESSSEEELDTGQMNVGQFVSEEGSVSPRTLRAIQQALSEDDKGEEVVTGTTGGVLSEKPEGKDFLLCSSDEEEQIPEVKEGKNIPTATIDSSIQVAMQDAKFKQRSQELEKSDITPKDTGIFRDENNSAIENTGTGKEDIDKEENDLEKHIVPMHTSISIAQTYIDNTIKDTEGVDKKENDSKNHISPNDTSISRAENYSYINNNIKDKEDLDKDKNGSKMDLKSLGEKDMNLCLQKPSCSPEQTNIGALIRTETKYLSKNEENLKISENTQAVISQTEENVSEDIRLFPETRDPEVGSEGMSQSEDSDSDGSFIEVDAEVSNEAESPTKYEEKVGDELTLAEVETDRPDAFTLDLLKESDEMQLVNTQKVEGEADGKGAVDEWQDISLEELEELEKNLSVEQNTLQSQKQQQERVAASVTGQMFLESQELLRLFGIPYIEAPTEAEAQCAILDLTDQTSGTITDDSDVWLFGARHVYKNFFSQNKYVEYYQYVDFQNELGLDRSKLINLAYLLGSDYTEGIPNVGFVTAMEILNEFPGHGLEPLLKFAEWWNEAQKNKKVMPNPHDTKVKKKLRELQLYSGFPNPAVAEAYLKPVVDESRGSFTWGKPDVEQIREFCKDHFGWTRTKVDGILLPVMKQLNLQQTQLRIDSFFRLEQHEKQAIKSQRLRRAVTCLKRKEKEADDEIQEMELKEPGKRKGESTTGSANQAAATKVQSGKRRKQSDSRKEFLYGGGFVGNLHLSESSSDSSVEESKGRDLGKGKRRKNTSATESADHKEKKGGSSSSGEDEDLGNVVMVTAKPVFEGRKKKSRSKRGIRKKMS; from the exons ATGGGAGTTCAAGGACTTTGGAAGCTGCTTGAATGCACCGGGAGACCCATAAACCCAGAAACGCTTGAAGGGAAAATTCTTGCTGTTG ATATCAGTATTTGGTTGAACCAAGCAATAAAGGGAGCCAGAGATCATGGTGGCATTTCTGTACGGAATGCTCACCTGCTCACTCTGTTTCATCGCCTCTGCAAGTTACTGTTTTTCCGGATTCGACCCGTCTTTGTTTTTGATGGAGAGGCACCTCTTCTGAAGAGACAAACCTTG GCTaagagaagacaaagaaagGACATTGCCATCAATGATTCCAGGAAAACTACAGAGAAACTCTTGAAAACACTTTTGAAGAGACATGTTATCAAAACTGCTATTACAGGCAAAAg CAATGAAGCTTTGCCCAGTATTACACAAGTTCGAAGACAAGGAATTGATGATATGTATGTATTGCCTACTTTAGAGGATGAAGAGAAGAATAG GAACTCTGTTTTCCTGGGTAAATATCTacacatttgttttctctttgtgatTTTTagctcagaggaggaggaagaaaaagaatggcAAATGAGAATGAGCCAAAAACAGATGTTGCAA GAACAGTTATGTGAAAATCCTTATTCTATAGATATTGAATCAGAAGATTTCCACAAGCTGCctccagaaataaaacatgagATCTTGACTGATATTAAAGAACTTACAAAACGAAGAAGAACATTATTTGAAGCAATGCCAGAG gaCTCCAATGACTTTTCCCAGTACCAGCTTAGGGGTTTGCTTAAAAAAAGCAACCTCAATCGCTGCATAGAAAATGTACAAAAAGAAATGAATCAACAGCACTCTGGTGAAATCCAAACACAGTATGAAAATGAAGGTGGTTTTGTGAAAGAAGTGGAATCAAGGAGGGTGGTCTCTGAAGAGACTTCTCACTATATTCTGATAAAGG GTATTCAAACGAAAGAGGCTATGAGTAGAGATTTGGAAACTACTGCAGGACCCTCATCAAAAGTGCATGAATTgactaaattaaataaaatcaatgaaTCACCTGCTAATGCAAAGCTGTCTGCATCTGACAAGAAGCAGACAGAGGAAGATGACAGTGTGGTGGCAGCACCCCCCTCTCCTCGGACTTTGCTTGCTATCCAGGCAGCCATGGTGGAAAGCAGCTCAGAAgaagaactggacacaggacaAATGAACGTGGGCCAATTTGTGTCAGAGGAAGGCAGCGTGTCTCCAAGAACACTGCGGGCAATTCAGCAAGCTCTGAGTGAAGATGATAAAGGGGAGGAAGTTGTTACTGGTACAACTGGTGGAGTGCTATCAGAAAAACCAGAAGGGAAGGATTTTCTGCTCTGTAGCTCAGATGAGGAAGAGCAGATTCCTGAAGttaaggagggaaaaaacattCCTACAGCTACAATTGATTCATCAATCCAAGTGGCTATGCAAGATGCTAAATTTAAACAGAGGAGtcaggagctggaaaaaagTGATATTACACCCAAGGATACTGGAATATTCagagatgaaaataattctgctaTTGAAAATACTGGAACAGGCAAAGAAGATAtagacaaagaagaaaatgattTGGAGAAGCATATTGTACCCATGCACACCAGTATATCCATAGCTCAAACTTATATTGACAATACTATAAAAGACACAGAAGGTgtagacaagaaagaaaatgattCCAAAAATCATATTTCACCAAATGATACCAGTATATCCAGAGctgaaaattattcttataTTAACAATAATATAAAAGATAAAGAAGACTTGGACAAAGATAAAAATGGTTCCAAAATGGACTTAAAGTCTCTGGGAGAGAAGGATATGAATTTGTGCTTGCAGAAGCCAAGCTGTTCCCCCGAGCAAACCAATATAGGTGCTTTGATTCGCACGGAAACAAAATACCTTTctaaaaatgaggaaaacttgaaaatttctgaaaatacacAGGCAGTAATTTCACAAACAGAGGAGAATGTATCTGAGGATATTAGACTTTTTCCAGAAACAAGAGATCCTGAGGTGGGAAGTGAAGGGATGTCACAGTCTGAAGACAGTGATTCAGATG GAAGCTTTATTGAAGTGGATGCTGAGGTCAGTAATGAGGCTGAGTCTCCTActaaatatgaagaaaaagtgGGTGATGAGCTGACACTTGCAGAAGTGGAGACAGACAGACCTGATGCTTTCACACTGGACTTGCTGAAGGAGTCTGATGAGATGCAGTTGGTAAACACTCAGAAAGTTGAAGGAGAAGCTGATGGTAAAGGTGCAGTGGATGAGTGGCAAGACATCAGTTTG GAAGAGCTAGAAGAATTAGAAAAGAACCTTTCTGTTGAGCAGAATACACTTCAGTCccaaaaacagcagcaggaacgTGTTGCTGCTTCTGTAACAGGACAGATGTTCTTGGAAAGCCAG gagctgctccgTCTGTTTGGCATTCCATATATTGAAGCTCCGACAGAGGCCGAGGCACAGTGTGCCATATTGGACCTTACTGATCAGACCTCAGGGACAATCACTGATGACAGTgatgtttggttgtttggtgCACGACATGTTtataaaaatttcttcagtCAGAACAAATATGTAGAATATTATCAGTATGTTGACTTTCAGAATGAGCTAG ggtTGGATAGAAGTAAGCTAATTAATTTGGCATACTTGCTTGGAAGTGACTACACTGAGGGTATCCCAAATGTTGGCTTTGTTACAGCGATGGAGATTTTAAATGAATTTCCTGGGCATGGCTTGGAACCTCTCTTAAAATTCGC tgaGTGGTGGAATGAGGCTCAGAAGAACAAGAAAGTGATGCCTAATCCACATGACACCAAAGTCAAGAAGAAACTGCGGGAGCTACAGCTTTATTCAGGTTTCCCAAATCCAGCAGTGGCAGAAGCATACCTGAAGCCTGTGGTGGATGAGTCAAGGGGTTCATTCACTTGGGGGAAGCCTGATGTAGAGCAGATCAGAGA ATTCTGCAAGGATCACTTTGGCTGGACCAGGACAAAGGTAGATGGAATCCTTTTGCCTGTGATGAAACAGCTGAACTTGCAGCAG ACTCAGCTTCGAATCGATTCATTCTTCAGACTAGAACAGCATGAAAAACAAGCTATTAAAAGCCAGAGACTGCGCAGAGCTGTGACTTGtctgaagagaaaggaaaaggaagcagaTGATGAAATCCAGGAAATGGAACTTAAAGagcctgggaaaaggaaaggggaaagtaCCACAGGCAGTGCAAATCAAGCTGCAGCAACAAAAGTACAGagtggaaagagaagaaaacagtcAGATTccagaaaagaatttttatatGGAGGTGGTTTTGTTGGAAATTTGCATCTTTCAGAATCTTCTAGTGACTCCTCAGTGGAGGAATCCAAAGGCAGAGATTTAGGCAagggcaaaaggagaaaaaacacatCTGCAACAGAGTCAGCAGACcataaagagaagaaaggtgGTAGTAGCTCAAGTGGTGAGGATGAAGACCTGGGAAATGTAGTCATGGTGACTGCCAAACCTGTgtttgaaggcagaaaaaagaaatcacgGAGCAAGAGaggaataagaaagaaaatgtcttaa